A stretch of the Pelmatolapia mariae isolate MD_Pm_ZW linkage group LG23, Pm_UMD_F_2, whole genome shotgun sequence genome encodes the following:
- the stat1a gene encoding signal transducer and activator of transcription 1a isoform X1, with the protein MAQWGQLQMLDSKYLEQVDQLYDDSFPMDIRQYLSKWIESIDWDTVAMQDSLATVRFHDLLAQLDDQHSRFALENNFLLQHNIRKIKRNLQDRFQEDPVHMAMIISRNLKEELKILEIAKSTEDETDGAVSAMVVEKQKLDNKVKEMKHIVQVVDQNIKNVEDLQDEYDFKVNTLKNRENEMNGMTVKELEKEKMTVGRMCFELKAKRQDAVVGLNELLNITQALLAELISEELPDWKQRQKIACIGGPPNACVDQLQNWFTAVAESLQQVRQHLKKLQELEQKFTYENDPITGKKAYLEARALELLKNLLSNSLVVERQPCMPTHPQRPLVLKTGVQFTVKLRFLVKLQEFNYQLKVKALFDKDVTEKKGFRRFNILGTNTKVMNMEESNGSLAAEFRHLQLKEQKGPGNRTNDGPLIVTEELHSLSFESELQLNQSGLDIKLEAISLPVVVISNVCQLPSGWASILWYNMLTTEPKNLKFFLSPPAAKWSQLSEVLSWQFSSVTKRGLNQEQLNMLADKLLGTKAQRNPEGLIPWTKFCKQQSANEKAFPFWLWIEGILDLIKRHLLSLWNDGCIMGFISKEREKALLTDKCPGTFLLRFSESSREGAITFTWIEHDVHDKPVFHSVEPYTKKELSAVSLPDIIRTYKVMAAENIPENPLRFLYPNIPKDKAFGKYYPKPSEAAEPMEFEDTDKTGYMKTELISVSEVHPSRLQDNMMPMSPDDYKALEQYVSPRDIDAVVCFQATNLLDLEDFDHQMSAADFRDGN; encoded by the exons ATGGCGCAGTGGGGCCAGCTTCAGATGCTGGACAGCAAGTACCTGGAGCAGGTGGATCAGCTGTACGATGACTCGTTCCCCATGGACATCCGGCAGTACCTGAGCAAGTGGATTGAAAGCATCGACTG GGACACGGTGGCCATGCAGGACTCTCTGGCCACCGTTCGTTTCCACGACCTTCTCGCTCAGCTGGACGACCAACACAGCCGCTTCGCTCTGGAGAACAACTTCCTGCTGCAGCACAACATTCGCAAGATCAAGAGAAACTTGCAG GATCGCTTCCAGGAAGATCCCGTCCACATGGCCATGATCATCTCCAGAAACCTGAAGGAGGAGCTGAAGATACTGGAGATTGCAAAGAGCACCGAG GATGAGACCGATGGGGCAGTGTCGGCCATGGTGGTGGAGAAACAGAAGCTGGACAACAAAGTGAAAGAGATGAAGCACATAGTCCAG GTGGTGGATCAGAACATTAAGAACGTAGAAGACCTGCAGGACGAGTACGACTTCAAAGTCAACACACTGAAGAACAGAG AGAATGAAATGAACGGCATGACGGTGAAGGAGCTGGAGAAGGAGAAGATGACAGTCGGGAGGATGTGCTTTGAGCTGAAAGCCAAGCGTCAG GACGCTGTGGTCGGGCTGAACGAGCTGCTGAACATCACTCAGGCCCTGCTGGCAGAGTTAATCTCCGAGGAGCTGCCCGACTGGAAGCAGCGTCAGAAGATCGCCTGCATTGGTGGCCCGCCCAACGCCTGCGTGGACCAGCTACAGAACTG GTTCACGGCAGTAGCGGAGAGTCTGCAGCAGGTCCGTCAGCACCTGAAGAAGCTGCAGGAGCTGGAGCAGAAGTTCACTTATGAGAACGACCCCATCACAGGGAAGAAGGCTTACTTGGAAGCCCGAGCTCTGGAGCTCCTCAAAAACCTGCTCTCCAA CTCTCTAGTTGTAGAGAGGCAGCCTTGCATGCCCACCCACCCACAGAGACCACTGGTGTTGAAAACAGGCGTCCAGTTTACGGTGAAACTTCG GTTTCTGGTGAAACTGCAAGAGTTTAACTACCAGCTCAAAGTCAAGGCCCTGTTTGATAA ggATGTTACAGAGAAGAAAGG GTTCAGGAGGTTTAACATTTTGGGGACAAACACCAAAGTCATGAACATGGAGGAGTCCAACGGCAGTCTGGCAGCAGAGTTCAGACATTTG CAACTCAAAGAACAGAAAGGACCTGGAAACAGAACAAATGAC GGTCCTCTGATCGTCACCGAGGAGCTCCACTCGCTCAGCTTTGAGTCGGAGCTGCAGCTCAACCAGTCCGGACTCGACATCAAACTTGAG GCCATTTCTCTGCCCGTGGTCGTCATCTCCAACGTCTGCCAGCTACCCAGTGGCTGGGCCTCCATCCTCTGGTACAACATGCTGACCACGGAGCCCAAA AACCTGAAGTTCTTCCTCTCCCCTCCTGCGGCGAAGTGGTCTCAGCTCTCCGAGGTGCTCAGCTGGCAGTTCTCCTCCGTCACCAAGCGAGGCCTGAACCAGGAGCAGCTCAACATGCTCGCTGATAAACTGCTCG GAACCAAAGCTCAGAGGAACCCAGAGGGACTCATCCCCTGGACCAAGTTCTGCAAG CAGCAGAGCGCAAACGAGAAGGCGTTCCCTTTCTGGTTGTGGATTGAAGGTATCCTGGATCTGATCAAAAGACACCTGCTGTCCCTCTGGAACGATGG CTGCATCATGGGATTCATCAGTAAGGAGAGGGAGAAGGCTCTGCTGACTGACAAGTGTCCGGGCACCTTCCTGCTCAGGTTCAGCGAGAGCAGCCGAGAGGGAGCCATCACCTTCACCTGGATCGAACACGACGTCCACG ACAAGCCGGTCTTCCACTCCGTGGAGCCGTACACGAAGAAGGAGCTTTCCGCCGTCTCGCTCCCCGACATCATCCGTACCTACAAGGTAATGGCAGCGGAAAACATCCCAGAGAACCCGCTTCGCTTCCTCTACCCCAACATACCCAAAGACAAGGCCTTTGGGAAGTACTACCCCAAACCATCAGAGG CTGCTGAACCGATGGAGTTTGAGGACACGGACAAGACTGGCTACATGAAGACGGAGCTCATTTCGGTTTCAGAAGT ACATCCGTCCAGGCTACAGGACAACATGATGCCGATGTCTCCGGACGACTACAAGGCTCTGGAGCAGTACGTGAGCCCCAGAGACATTGACGCTGTG GTCTGCTTTCAGGCCACCAATCTGCTGGATCTCGAAGACTTTGACCATCAG ATGAGTGCAGCAGACTTTCGAGATGGAAACTGA
- the stat1a gene encoding signal transducer and activator of transcription 1a isoform X3 — protein MAQWGQLQMLDSKYLEQVDQLYDDSFPMDIRQYLSKWIESIDWDTVAMQDSLATVRFHDLLAQLDDQHSRFALENNFLLQHNIRKIKRNLQDRFQEDPVHMAMIISRNLKEELKILEIAKSTEDETDGAVSAMVVEKQKLDNKVKEMKHIVQVVDQNIKNVEDLQDEYDFKVNTLKNRENEMNGMTVKELEKEKMTVGRMCFELKAKRQDAVVGLNELLNITQALLAELISEELPDWKQRQKIACIGGPPNACVDQLQNWFTAVAESLQQVRQHLKKLQELEQKFTYENDPITGKKAYLEARALELLKNLLSNSLVVERQPCMPTHPQRPLVLKTGVQFTVKLRFLVKLQEFNYQLKVKALFDKDVTEKKGFRRFNILGTNTKVMNMEESNGSLAAEFRHLQLKEQKGPGNRTNDGPLIVTEELHSLSFESELQLNQSGLDIKLEAISLPVVVISNVCQLPSGWASILWYNMLTTEPKNLKFFLSPPAAKWSQLSEVLSWQFSSVTKRGLNQEQLNMLADKLLGTKAQRNPEGLIPWTKFCKQQSANEKAFPFWLWIEGILDLIKRHLLSLWNDGCIMGFISKEREKALLTDKCPGTFLLRFSESSREGAITFTWIEHDVHDKPVFHSVEPYTKKELSAVSLPDIIRTYKVMAAENIPENPLRFLYPNIPKDKAFGKYYPKPSEAAEPMEFEDTDKTGYMKTELISVSEVHPSRLQDNMMPMSPDDYKALEQYVSPRDIDAVMSAADFRDGN, from the exons ATGGCGCAGTGGGGCCAGCTTCAGATGCTGGACAGCAAGTACCTGGAGCAGGTGGATCAGCTGTACGATGACTCGTTCCCCATGGACATCCGGCAGTACCTGAGCAAGTGGATTGAAAGCATCGACTG GGACACGGTGGCCATGCAGGACTCTCTGGCCACCGTTCGTTTCCACGACCTTCTCGCTCAGCTGGACGACCAACACAGCCGCTTCGCTCTGGAGAACAACTTCCTGCTGCAGCACAACATTCGCAAGATCAAGAGAAACTTGCAG GATCGCTTCCAGGAAGATCCCGTCCACATGGCCATGATCATCTCCAGAAACCTGAAGGAGGAGCTGAAGATACTGGAGATTGCAAAGAGCACCGAG GATGAGACCGATGGGGCAGTGTCGGCCATGGTGGTGGAGAAACAGAAGCTGGACAACAAAGTGAAAGAGATGAAGCACATAGTCCAG GTGGTGGATCAGAACATTAAGAACGTAGAAGACCTGCAGGACGAGTACGACTTCAAAGTCAACACACTGAAGAACAGAG AGAATGAAATGAACGGCATGACGGTGAAGGAGCTGGAGAAGGAGAAGATGACAGTCGGGAGGATGTGCTTTGAGCTGAAAGCCAAGCGTCAG GACGCTGTGGTCGGGCTGAACGAGCTGCTGAACATCACTCAGGCCCTGCTGGCAGAGTTAATCTCCGAGGAGCTGCCCGACTGGAAGCAGCGTCAGAAGATCGCCTGCATTGGTGGCCCGCCCAACGCCTGCGTGGACCAGCTACAGAACTG GTTCACGGCAGTAGCGGAGAGTCTGCAGCAGGTCCGTCAGCACCTGAAGAAGCTGCAGGAGCTGGAGCAGAAGTTCACTTATGAGAACGACCCCATCACAGGGAAGAAGGCTTACTTGGAAGCCCGAGCTCTGGAGCTCCTCAAAAACCTGCTCTCCAA CTCTCTAGTTGTAGAGAGGCAGCCTTGCATGCCCACCCACCCACAGAGACCACTGGTGTTGAAAACAGGCGTCCAGTTTACGGTGAAACTTCG GTTTCTGGTGAAACTGCAAGAGTTTAACTACCAGCTCAAAGTCAAGGCCCTGTTTGATAA ggATGTTACAGAGAAGAAAGG GTTCAGGAGGTTTAACATTTTGGGGACAAACACCAAAGTCATGAACATGGAGGAGTCCAACGGCAGTCTGGCAGCAGAGTTCAGACATTTG CAACTCAAAGAACAGAAAGGACCTGGAAACAGAACAAATGAC GGTCCTCTGATCGTCACCGAGGAGCTCCACTCGCTCAGCTTTGAGTCGGAGCTGCAGCTCAACCAGTCCGGACTCGACATCAAACTTGAG GCCATTTCTCTGCCCGTGGTCGTCATCTCCAACGTCTGCCAGCTACCCAGTGGCTGGGCCTCCATCCTCTGGTACAACATGCTGACCACGGAGCCCAAA AACCTGAAGTTCTTCCTCTCCCCTCCTGCGGCGAAGTGGTCTCAGCTCTCCGAGGTGCTCAGCTGGCAGTTCTCCTCCGTCACCAAGCGAGGCCTGAACCAGGAGCAGCTCAACATGCTCGCTGATAAACTGCTCG GAACCAAAGCTCAGAGGAACCCAGAGGGACTCATCCCCTGGACCAAGTTCTGCAAG CAGCAGAGCGCAAACGAGAAGGCGTTCCCTTTCTGGTTGTGGATTGAAGGTATCCTGGATCTGATCAAAAGACACCTGCTGTCCCTCTGGAACGATGG CTGCATCATGGGATTCATCAGTAAGGAGAGGGAGAAGGCTCTGCTGACTGACAAGTGTCCGGGCACCTTCCTGCTCAGGTTCAGCGAGAGCAGCCGAGAGGGAGCCATCACCTTCACCTGGATCGAACACGACGTCCACG ACAAGCCGGTCTTCCACTCCGTGGAGCCGTACACGAAGAAGGAGCTTTCCGCCGTCTCGCTCCCCGACATCATCCGTACCTACAAGGTAATGGCAGCGGAAAACATCCCAGAGAACCCGCTTCGCTTCCTCTACCCCAACATACCCAAAGACAAGGCCTTTGGGAAGTACTACCCCAAACCATCAGAGG CTGCTGAACCGATGGAGTTTGAGGACACGGACAAGACTGGCTACATGAAGACGGAGCTCATTTCGGTTTCAGAAGT ACATCCGTCCAGGCTACAGGACAACATGATGCCGATGTCTCCGGACGACTACAAGGCTCTGGAGCAGTACGTGAGCCCCAGAGACATTGACGCTGTG ATGAGTGCAGCAGACTTTCGAGATGGAAACTGA
- the stat1a gene encoding signal transducer and activator of transcription 1a isoform X4, which translates to MAQWGQLQMLDSKYLEQVDQLYDDSFPMDIRQYLSKWIESIDWDTVAMQDSLATVRFHDLLAQLDDQHSRFALENNFLLQHNIRKIKRNLQDRFQEDPVHMAMIISRNLKEELKILEIAKSTEDETDGAVSAMVVEKQKLDNKVKEMKHIVQVVDQNIKNVEDLQDEYDFKVNTLKNRENEMNGMTVKELEKEKMTVGRMCFELKAKRQDAVVGLNELLNITQALLAELISEELPDWKQRQKIACIGGPPNACVDQLQNWFTAVAESLQQVRQHLKKLQELEQKFTYENDPITGKKAYLEARALELLKNLLSNSLVVERQPCMPTHPQRPLVLKTGVQFTVKLRFLVKLQEFNYQLKVKALFDKDVTEKKGFRRFNILGTNTKVMNMEESNGSLAAEFRHLQLKEQKGPGNRTNDGPLIVTEELHSLSFESELQLNQSGLDIKLEAISLPVVVISNVCQLPSGWASILWYNMLTTEPKNLKFFLSPPAAKWSQLSEVLSWQFSSVTKRGLNQEQLNMLADKLLGTKAQRNPEGLIPWTKFCKQSANEKAFPFWLWIEGILDLIKRHLLSLWNDGCIMGFISKEREKALLTDKCPGTFLLRFSESSREGAITFTWIEHDVHDKPVFHSVEPYTKKELSAVSLPDIIRTYKVMAAENIPENPLRFLYPNIPKDKAFGKYYPKPSEAAEPMEFEDTDKTGYMKTELISVSEVHPSRLQDNMMPMSPDDYKALEQYVSPRDIDAVMSAADFRDGN; encoded by the exons ATGGCGCAGTGGGGCCAGCTTCAGATGCTGGACAGCAAGTACCTGGAGCAGGTGGATCAGCTGTACGATGACTCGTTCCCCATGGACATCCGGCAGTACCTGAGCAAGTGGATTGAAAGCATCGACTG GGACACGGTGGCCATGCAGGACTCTCTGGCCACCGTTCGTTTCCACGACCTTCTCGCTCAGCTGGACGACCAACACAGCCGCTTCGCTCTGGAGAACAACTTCCTGCTGCAGCACAACATTCGCAAGATCAAGAGAAACTTGCAG GATCGCTTCCAGGAAGATCCCGTCCACATGGCCATGATCATCTCCAGAAACCTGAAGGAGGAGCTGAAGATACTGGAGATTGCAAAGAGCACCGAG GATGAGACCGATGGGGCAGTGTCGGCCATGGTGGTGGAGAAACAGAAGCTGGACAACAAAGTGAAAGAGATGAAGCACATAGTCCAG GTGGTGGATCAGAACATTAAGAACGTAGAAGACCTGCAGGACGAGTACGACTTCAAAGTCAACACACTGAAGAACAGAG AGAATGAAATGAACGGCATGACGGTGAAGGAGCTGGAGAAGGAGAAGATGACAGTCGGGAGGATGTGCTTTGAGCTGAAAGCCAAGCGTCAG GACGCTGTGGTCGGGCTGAACGAGCTGCTGAACATCACTCAGGCCCTGCTGGCAGAGTTAATCTCCGAGGAGCTGCCCGACTGGAAGCAGCGTCAGAAGATCGCCTGCATTGGTGGCCCGCCCAACGCCTGCGTGGACCAGCTACAGAACTG GTTCACGGCAGTAGCGGAGAGTCTGCAGCAGGTCCGTCAGCACCTGAAGAAGCTGCAGGAGCTGGAGCAGAAGTTCACTTATGAGAACGACCCCATCACAGGGAAGAAGGCTTACTTGGAAGCCCGAGCTCTGGAGCTCCTCAAAAACCTGCTCTCCAA CTCTCTAGTTGTAGAGAGGCAGCCTTGCATGCCCACCCACCCACAGAGACCACTGGTGTTGAAAACAGGCGTCCAGTTTACGGTGAAACTTCG GTTTCTGGTGAAACTGCAAGAGTTTAACTACCAGCTCAAAGTCAAGGCCCTGTTTGATAA ggATGTTACAGAGAAGAAAGG GTTCAGGAGGTTTAACATTTTGGGGACAAACACCAAAGTCATGAACATGGAGGAGTCCAACGGCAGTCTGGCAGCAGAGTTCAGACATTTG CAACTCAAAGAACAGAAAGGACCTGGAAACAGAACAAATGAC GGTCCTCTGATCGTCACCGAGGAGCTCCACTCGCTCAGCTTTGAGTCGGAGCTGCAGCTCAACCAGTCCGGACTCGACATCAAACTTGAG GCCATTTCTCTGCCCGTGGTCGTCATCTCCAACGTCTGCCAGCTACCCAGTGGCTGGGCCTCCATCCTCTGGTACAACATGCTGACCACGGAGCCCAAA AACCTGAAGTTCTTCCTCTCCCCTCCTGCGGCGAAGTGGTCTCAGCTCTCCGAGGTGCTCAGCTGGCAGTTCTCCTCCGTCACCAAGCGAGGCCTGAACCAGGAGCAGCTCAACATGCTCGCTGATAAACTGCTCG GAACCAAAGCTCAGAGGAACCCAGAGGGACTCATCCCCTGGACCAAGTTCTGCAAG CAGAGCGCAAACGAGAAGGCGTTCCCTTTCTGGTTGTGGATTGAAGGTATCCTGGATCTGATCAAAAGACACCTGCTGTCCCTCTGGAACGATGG CTGCATCATGGGATTCATCAGTAAGGAGAGGGAGAAGGCTCTGCTGACTGACAAGTGTCCGGGCACCTTCCTGCTCAGGTTCAGCGAGAGCAGCCGAGAGGGAGCCATCACCTTCACCTGGATCGAACACGACGTCCACG ACAAGCCGGTCTTCCACTCCGTGGAGCCGTACACGAAGAAGGAGCTTTCCGCCGTCTCGCTCCCCGACATCATCCGTACCTACAAGGTAATGGCAGCGGAAAACATCCCAGAGAACCCGCTTCGCTTCCTCTACCCCAACATACCCAAAGACAAGGCCTTTGGGAAGTACTACCCCAAACCATCAGAGG CTGCTGAACCGATGGAGTTTGAGGACACGGACAAGACTGGCTACATGAAGACGGAGCTCATTTCGGTTTCAGAAGT ACATCCGTCCAGGCTACAGGACAACATGATGCCGATGTCTCCGGACGACTACAAGGCTCTGGAGCAGTACGTGAGCCCCAGAGACATTGACGCTGTG ATGAGTGCAGCAGACTTTCGAGATGGAAACTGA
- the stat1a gene encoding signal transducer and activator of transcription 1a isoform X2, with the protein MAQWGQLQMLDSKYLEQVDQLYDDSFPMDIRQYLSKWIESIDWDTVAMQDSLATVRFHDLLAQLDDQHSRFALENNFLLQHNIRKIKRNLQDRFQEDPVHMAMIISRNLKEELKILEIAKSTEDETDGAVSAMVVEKQKLDNKVKEMKHIVQVVDQNIKNVEDLQDEYDFKVNTLKNRENEMNGMTVKELEKEKMTVGRMCFELKAKRQDAVVGLNELLNITQALLAELISEELPDWKQRQKIACIGGPPNACVDQLQNWFTAVAESLQQVRQHLKKLQELEQKFTYENDPITGKKAYLEARALELLKNLLSNSLVVERQPCMPTHPQRPLVLKTGVQFTVKLRFLVKLQEFNYQLKVKALFDKDVTEKKGFRRFNILGTNTKVMNMEESNGSLAAEFRHLQLKEQKGPGNRTNDGPLIVTEELHSLSFESELQLNQSGLDIKLEAISLPVVVISNVCQLPSGWASILWYNMLTTEPKNLKFFLSPPAAKWSQLSEVLSWQFSSVTKRGLNQEQLNMLADKLLGTKAQRNPEGLIPWTKFCKQSANEKAFPFWLWIEGILDLIKRHLLSLWNDGCIMGFISKEREKALLTDKCPGTFLLRFSESSREGAITFTWIEHDVHDKPVFHSVEPYTKKELSAVSLPDIIRTYKVMAAENIPENPLRFLYPNIPKDKAFGKYYPKPSEAAEPMEFEDTDKTGYMKTELISVSEVHPSRLQDNMMPMSPDDYKALEQYVSPRDIDAVVCFQATNLLDLEDFDHQMSAADFRDGN; encoded by the exons ATGGCGCAGTGGGGCCAGCTTCAGATGCTGGACAGCAAGTACCTGGAGCAGGTGGATCAGCTGTACGATGACTCGTTCCCCATGGACATCCGGCAGTACCTGAGCAAGTGGATTGAAAGCATCGACTG GGACACGGTGGCCATGCAGGACTCTCTGGCCACCGTTCGTTTCCACGACCTTCTCGCTCAGCTGGACGACCAACACAGCCGCTTCGCTCTGGAGAACAACTTCCTGCTGCAGCACAACATTCGCAAGATCAAGAGAAACTTGCAG GATCGCTTCCAGGAAGATCCCGTCCACATGGCCATGATCATCTCCAGAAACCTGAAGGAGGAGCTGAAGATACTGGAGATTGCAAAGAGCACCGAG GATGAGACCGATGGGGCAGTGTCGGCCATGGTGGTGGAGAAACAGAAGCTGGACAACAAAGTGAAAGAGATGAAGCACATAGTCCAG GTGGTGGATCAGAACATTAAGAACGTAGAAGACCTGCAGGACGAGTACGACTTCAAAGTCAACACACTGAAGAACAGAG AGAATGAAATGAACGGCATGACGGTGAAGGAGCTGGAGAAGGAGAAGATGACAGTCGGGAGGATGTGCTTTGAGCTGAAAGCCAAGCGTCAG GACGCTGTGGTCGGGCTGAACGAGCTGCTGAACATCACTCAGGCCCTGCTGGCAGAGTTAATCTCCGAGGAGCTGCCCGACTGGAAGCAGCGTCAGAAGATCGCCTGCATTGGTGGCCCGCCCAACGCCTGCGTGGACCAGCTACAGAACTG GTTCACGGCAGTAGCGGAGAGTCTGCAGCAGGTCCGTCAGCACCTGAAGAAGCTGCAGGAGCTGGAGCAGAAGTTCACTTATGAGAACGACCCCATCACAGGGAAGAAGGCTTACTTGGAAGCCCGAGCTCTGGAGCTCCTCAAAAACCTGCTCTCCAA CTCTCTAGTTGTAGAGAGGCAGCCTTGCATGCCCACCCACCCACAGAGACCACTGGTGTTGAAAACAGGCGTCCAGTTTACGGTGAAACTTCG GTTTCTGGTGAAACTGCAAGAGTTTAACTACCAGCTCAAAGTCAAGGCCCTGTTTGATAA ggATGTTACAGAGAAGAAAGG GTTCAGGAGGTTTAACATTTTGGGGACAAACACCAAAGTCATGAACATGGAGGAGTCCAACGGCAGTCTGGCAGCAGAGTTCAGACATTTG CAACTCAAAGAACAGAAAGGACCTGGAAACAGAACAAATGAC GGTCCTCTGATCGTCACCGAGGAGCTCCACTCGCTCAGCTTTGAGTCGGAGCTGCAGCTCAACCAGTCCGGACTCGACATCAAACTTGAG GCCATTTCTCTGCCCGTGGTCGTCATCTCCAACGTCTGCCAGCTACCCAGTGGCTGGGCCTCCATCCTCTGGTACAACATGCTGACCACGGAGCCCAAA AACCTGAAGTTCTTCCTCTCCCCTCCTGCGGCGAAGTGGTCTCAGCTCTCCGAGGTGCTCAGCTGGCAGTTCTCCTCCGTCACCAAGCGAGGCCTGAACCAGGAGCAGCTCAACATGCTCGCTGATAAACTGCTCG GAACCAAAGCTCAGAGGAACCCAGAGGGACTCATCCCCTGGACCAAGTTCTGCAAG CAGAGCGCAAACGAGAAGGCGTTCCCTTTCTGGTTGTGGATTGAAGGTATCCTGGATCTGATCAAAAGACACCTGCTGTCCCTCTGGAACGATGG CTGCATCATGGGATTCATCAGTAAGGAGAGGGAGAAGGCTCTGCTGACTGACAAGTGTCCGGGCACCTTCCTGCTCAGGTTCAGCGAGAGCAGCCGAGAGGGAGCCATCACCTTCACCTGGATCGAACACGACGTCCACG ACAAGCCGGTCTTCCACTCCGTGGAGCCGTACACGAAGAAGGAGCTTTCCGCCGTCTCGCTCCCCGACATCATCCGTACCTACAAGGTAATGGCAGCGGAAAACATCCCAGAGAACCCGCTTCGCTTCCTCTACCCCAACATACCCAAAGACAAGGCCTTTGGGAAGTACTACCCCAAACCATCAGAGG CTGCTGAACCGATGGAGTTTGAGGACACGGACAAGACTGGCTACATGAAGACGGAGCTCATTTCGGTTTCAGAAGT ACATCCGTCCAGGCTACAGGACAACATGATGCCGATGTCTCCGGACGACTACAAGGCTCTGGAGCAGTACGTGAGCCCCAGAGACATTGACGCTGTG GTCTGCTTTCAGGCCACCAATCTGCTGGATCTCGAAGACTTTGACCATCAG ATGAGTGCAGCAGACTTTCGAGATGGAAACTGA